In Lineus longissimus chromosome 9, tnLinLong1.2, whole genome shotgun sequence, one genomic interval encodes:
- the LOC135493971 gene encoding uncharacterized protein LOC135493971 isoform X2 → MDPCLFVQPTIEEIKLHKNHYQQSVVSSFFEKLDQVSSSWHNHSRGNKIGVVQDLDLLNGDPRLSYPCLAQPSNQRSRSPKSFGKDNGTSLQRRSSLSDLEGRYSFRKKRTAAQKVVGISDREMKAVIMGVANELSIIYEYHISVLYGLADVELLAENAVDCMFHHLKQNDVQFCYNDMLKSVIEAMPKTKIKKFVYLRTNDGKATLAWNVVKVYKQAGLRLLEDNRAVSELPRYKFFRCFSPFGQSCKPDIYGFRGPMMMWEENRQVYKILDQDMTTIQHGQHTQMAHTTKDMHQLYKPFHCVCDLQDLIGYRNSLLDTRVESFNMFLQTSYSLNNNVMAVLRHKKPLTLRLDLYGANLSRCDLSKLAINKFSFKLDNVQLRNSILLDVDFSGLIITNVSFVGADLSFSNLSNVTFCKCHAGNFEGAKLKYVLTENTDLPVELSASKTGISSAINMHDSGAVVKLIRRELIQNHEFKIQTFCDEMGVSKMSELTKLQPITLQKVPEPGDGPGFSNFPSTSWFPGGRTKPIGHDLSLEQLVTDSET, encoded by the exons ATGGATCCATGTCTCTTCGTCCAGCCGACGATAGAGGAGATCAAACTCCATAAAAATCACTACCAACAAAGCGTTGTTTCGTCTTTTTTTGAAAAACTCGACCAAGTTTCATCTTCGTGGCACAACCATTCAAGAGGCAATAAAATCGGGGTTGTGCAAGATTTGGATCTATTAAATGGCGACCCGCGATTGAGTTACCCGTGTCTCGCGCAACCTAGCaatcagaggtcaaggtcaccaaagTCGTTTGGTAAAGATAATGGGACGAGTTTGCAGCGGAGGAGCTCCTTGTCCGATTTGGAGGGACGGTATTCTTTTCGTAAGAAAAGAACTGCGGCACAGAAAGTGGTCGGCATAAGCGATCGGGAAATGAAAGCAGTGATAATGGGTGTAGCTAACGAGCTGTCAATCATTTATGAGTATCATATCTCAGTGTTGTATGGTTTGGCCGATGTGGAACTTTTGGCGGAAAATGCAGTTGATTGCATGTTCCATCATTTGAAACAAAACGATGTACAGTTTTGTTACAACGATATGCTGAAATCTGTGATAGAGGCAATGCCAAAgaccaaaataaaaaagtttgttTATCTACGCACAAACGATGGAAAAGCAACCCTCGCATGGAACGTTGTGAAAGTTTACAAACAGGCAGGCTTGAGACTATTGGAGGACAATCGCGCCGTATCAGAGCTACCCCGTTACAAGTTCTTTCGGTGTTTTTCACCATTTGGACAATCGTGTAAACCGGACATCTACGGATTCAGGGGACCCATGATGATGTGGGAGGAAAATAGGCAAGTTTATAAAATCTTAGACCAGGATATGACGACGATACAACACGGGCAACACACGCAGATGGCGCACACGACCAAGGATATGCACCAGTTATACAAACCGTTTCATTGCGTATGTGATCTACAGGATCTGATTGGCTATCGCAACAGCCTATTAGACACCAGGGTCGAATCTTTCAACATGTTCTTACAAACGTCATACAGCCTGAACAACAATGTCATGGCCGTCTTGCGGCACAAGAAACCTCTTACGCTCCGGTTAGATTTGTACGGCGCAAATCTCTCAAGGTGCGACCTATCAAAATTAGCGATAAACAAATTCTCGTTCAAGTTGGACAATGTGCAATTACGCAACAGCATTCTGTTAGATGTTGATTTTTCCGGTCTGATCATAACAAACGTTAGCTTTGTTGGTGCTGATTTGTCGTTTAGTAATCTTAGCAATGTGACGTTCTGTAAATGTCACGCCGGTAATTTCGAAGGTGCTAAGCTCAAGTACGTTCTGACGGAGAATACTGATCTTCCAGTGGAATTGTCTGCTTCTAAAACCGGGATTAGCTCAGCGATCAATATGCACGATTCAGGAG CGGTTGTGAAACTGATCCGTCGAGAGCTGATCCAGAACCATGAGTTCAAAATCCAAACGTTTTGCGACGAGATGGGCGTGAGTAAAATGAGTGAGTTGACGAAGCTGCAACCAATCACACTACAGAAAGTACCGGAACCGGGAGACGGTCCAGGTTTCAG